One window from the genome of Ovis canadensis isolate MfBH-ARS-UI-01 breed Bighorn chromosome 21, ARS-UI_OviCan_v2, whole genome shotgun sequence encodes:
- the SF1 gene encoding splicing factor 1 isoform X1: MATGANATPLGKLGPPGLPPLPGPKGGFEPGPPTAPGPGAGLLVSGPLPPPPVGSVGALTAAFPFAALPPPPPPPPPPPPPQQPPPPPPPPSSGSSYSPPQPPPPPPLYQRVSPPQPPPPQPPRQDQQPGPTGGGGDFPSKKRKRSRWNQDTMEQKTVIPGMPTVIPPGLTREQERAYIVQLQIEDLTRKLRTGDLGIPPNPEDRSPSPEPIYNSEGKRLNTREFRTRKKLEEERHNLITEMVALNPDFKPPADYKPPATRVSDKVMIPQDEYPEINFVGLLIGPRGNTLKNIEKECNAKIMIRGKGSVKEGKVGRKDGQMLPGEDEPLHALVTANTMENVKKAVEQIRNILKQGIETPEDQNDLRKMQLRELARLNGTLREDDNRILRPWQSSETRSITNTTVCTKCGGAGHIASDCKFQRPGDPQSAQDKARMDKEYLSLMAELGEAPVPASVGSTSGPATTPLASAPRPAAPANNPPPPSLMSTTQSRPPWMNSGPSESRPYHGMHGGGPGGPGGGPHSFPHPLPSLTGGHGGHPMQHNPNGPPPPWMQPPPPPMNQGPHPPGHHGPPPMDQYLGSTPVGSGVYRLHQGKGMMPPPPMGMMPPPPPPPSGQPPPPPSGPLPPWQQQQQQPPPPPPPSSSMASSTPLPWQQNTTTTTTSAGTGSIPPWQQQQAAAAASPGAPQMQGNPTMVPLPPGVQPPLPPGAPPPPPPPPPGSAGMMYAPPPPPPPPMDPSNFVTMMGMGVAGMPPFGMPPAPPPPPPQN, translated from the exons ATGGCGACCGGAGCGAACGCTACGCCGCTGGGTAAGCTGGgccccccaggcctccctcccctccctggccccAAAGGGGGCTTCGAGCCGGGACCACCGACTGCCCCCGGGCCTGGGGCGGGGCTGCTGGTGTCCGGGCCGCTGCCGCCCCCGCCCGTGGGCTCGGTGGGGGCCCTGACCGCGGCCTTCCCCTTTGCGGCgctaccgccgccgccgccgccgccgccgccccccccgcctccccagcagccgccgccgccgccaccgcccccCTCCTCGGGCTCCTCGTACTCGCCGCCGCAGCCGCCCCCTCCGCCGCCGCTCTACCAGCGCGTGTCGCCACCACAGCCACCGCCACCCCAGCCGCCGCGTCAGGACCAGCAGCCGGGCCCGACCGGCGGCGGAGGAG ACTTCCCCAGTAAGAAGCGGAAGAGGAGCCGCTGGAATCAAGACACAATGGAACAGAAGACGGTGATTCCAGGAATGCCTACAGTCATCCCCCCTGGACTTACTCGGGAACAAGAAAGAGCTTATATAG TGCAACTGCAGATAGAAGACCTGACTCGTAAACTGCGCACAGGAGACCTGGGCATCCCCCCTAACCCTGAGGACAG GTCCCCTTCCCCTGAGCCCATCTACAATAGTGAGGGGAAGAGGCTTAACACTCGCGAGTTCCGCACCCGCAAGAAACTTGAGGAGGAACGGCATAATCTCATCACGGAAATGGTTGCCCTCAACCCTGATTTCAAGCCTCCTGCAGATTACAA acCTCCAGCAACACGTGTGAGTGATAAAGTCATGATCCCACAAGATGAGTATCCAGAAATCAATTTTGTGGGGCTGCTGATTGGGCCAAG AGGGAACACCTTGAAGAACATAGAGAAGGAGTGTAATGCCAAGATCATGATCCGGGGGAAAGGTTCtgtgaaagaaggaaaagttGGGCGCAAAGATGGCCAGATGCTGCCGGGAGAAGATGAGCCACTTCATGCCCTGGTCACTGCCAATACCATGGAGAATGTGAAGAAAGCAGTAGAACAG ATAAGAAACATTCTGAAGCAGGGTATCGAGACTCCTGAGGACCAGAATGACCTACGGAAGATGCAACTTCGAGAGTTGGCTCGCTTGAATGGGACCCTTCGGGAAGATGATAACAG GATCTTAAGACCCTGGCAGAGCTCTGAGACCCGCAGCATTACCAATACCACAGTGTGTACCAAGTGTGGAGGGGCTGGCCACATTGCTTCCGATTGCAAGTTCCAAAG GCCTGGTGACCCCCAGTCAGCTCAGGATAAAGCACGGATGGATAAAGAATACTTGTCCCTCATGGCTGAACTGGGGGAGGCACCTGTGCCCGCATCTGTGGGCTCCACGTCTGGGCCTGCCACCACACCACTGGCCAGTGCACCTCGGCCTGCTGCTCCCGCCAACAACCCACCTCCGCCG TCTCTCATGTCCACTACCCAGAGCCGCCCACCCTGGATGAATTCCGGCCCGTCGGAGAGTCGACCCTACCATGGCATGCACGGAGGTGGCCCTGGTGGGCCCGGAGGTGGTCCCCACAGCTTCCCACACCCGCTGCCCAGCCTCACAGGTGGGCATGGTGGACATCCCATGCAGCACAACCCTAATGGACCCCCGCCCCCCTGGATGCAGCCCCCACCACCACCGATGAACCAGGGCCCCCACCCACCTGGGCACCATGGCCCTCCTCCAATGG ATCAGTACCTGGGAAGTACGCCTGTGGGCTCTGGGGTCTATCGCCTGCATCAAGGAAAAG GTATGATGCCGCCGCCACCTATGGGCATgatgccgccgccgccgccgcctcccagTGGGCAGCCTCCGCCCCCTCCCTCTGGTCCTCTTCCCccatggcagcagcagcagcagcagcctccgcCACCCCCTCCGCCCAGCAGCAGTATGGCTTCCAGTACCCCCTTGCCATGGCAGCAAA ATACGACGACTACCACCACGAGCGCTGGCACAGGGTCCATCCCGCCATGGCAACAGCAGCAGGCGGCTGCCGCAGCTTCTCCAGGAGCCCCTCAGATGCAAGGCAACCCCACTATGGTGCCCCTGCCCCCAGGGGTCCAGCCGCCTCTGCCGCCCGGGGCCCCTCCCCCTCCGCCGCCTCCGCCGCCTGGTTCCGCCGGCATGATGTatgccccgccccctcctcctccgccTCCCATGGACCCTTCTAACTTTGTCACCATGATGGGCATGGGGGTGGCGGGCATGCCACCCTTTGGGATGCCTCCAGCTCCCCCACCGCCTCCACCACAGAACTAG
- the SF1 gene encoding splicing factor 1 isoform X19 — MATGANATPLDFPSKKRKRSRWNQDTMEQKTVIPGMPTVIPPGLTREQERAYIVQLQIEDLTRKLRTGDLGIPPNPEDRSPSPEPIYNSEGKRLNTREFRTRKKLEEERHNLITEMVALNPDFKPPADYKPPATRVSDKVMIPQDEYPEINFVGLLIGPRGNTLKNIEKECNAKIMIRGKGSVKEGKVGRKDGQMLPGEDEPLHALVTANTMENVKKAVEQIRNILKQGIETPEDQNDLRKMQLRELARLNGTLREDDNRILRPWQSSETRSITNTTVCTKCGGAGHIASDCKFQRPGDPQSAQDKARMDKEYLSLMAELGEAPVPASVGSTSGPATTPLASAPRPAAPANNPPPPSLMSTTQSRPPWMNSGPSESRPYHGMHGGGPGGPGGGPHSFPHPLPSLTGGHGGHPMQHNPNGPPPPWMQPPPPPMNQGPHPPGHHGPPPMVPGKYACGLWGLSPASRKRYDAAATYGHDAAAAAASQWAASAPSLWSSSPMAAAAAAASATPSAQQQYGFQYPLAMAAKYDDYHHERWHRVHPAMATAAGGCRSFSRSPSDARQPHYGAPAPRGPAASAARGPSPSAASAAWFRRHDVCPAPSSSASHGPF; from the exons ATGGCGACCGGAGCGAACGCTACGCCGCTGG ACTTCCCCAGTAAGAAGCGGAAGAGGAGCCGCTGGAATCAAGACACAATGGAACAGAAGACGGTGATTCCAGGAATGCCTACAGTCATCCCCCCTGGACTTACTCGGGAACAAGAAAGAGCTTATATAG TGCAACTGCAGATAGAAGACCTGACTCGTAAACTGCGCACAGGAGACCTGGGCATCCCCCCTAACCCTGAGGACAG GTCCCCTTCCCCTGAGCCCATCTACAATAGTGAGGGGAAGAGGCTTAACACTCGCGAGTTCCGCACCCGCAAGAAACTTGAGGAGGAACGGCATAATCTCATCACGGAAATGGTTGCCCTCAACCCTGATTTCAAGCCTCCTGCAGATTACAA acCTCCAGCAACACGTGTGAGTGATAAAGTCATGATCCCACAAGATGAGTATCCAGAAATCAATTTTGTGGGGCTGCTGATTGGGCCAAG AGGGAACACCTTGAAGAACATAGAGAAGGAGTGTAATGCCAAGATCATGATCCGGGGGAAAGGTTCtgtgaaagaaggaaaagttGGGCGCAAAGATGGCCAGATGCTGCCGGGAGAAGATGAGCCACTTCATGCCCTGGTCACTGCCAATACCATGGAGAATGTGAAGAAAGCAGTAGAACAG ATAAGAAACATTCTGAAGCAGGGTATCGAGACTCCTGAGGACCAGAATGACCTACGGAAGATGCAACTTCGAGAGTTGGCTCGCTTGAATGGGACCCTTCGGGAAGATGATAACAG GATCTTAAGACCCTGGCAGAGCTCTGAGACCCGCAGCATTACCAATACCACAGTGTGTACCAAGTGTGGAGGGGCTGGCCACATTGCTTCCGATTGCAAGTTCCAAAG GCCTGGTGACCCCCAGTCAGCTCAGGATAAAGCACGGATGGATAAAGAATACTTGTCCCTCATGGCTGAACTGGGGGAGGCACCTGTGCCCGCATCTGTGGGCTCCACGTCTGGGCCTGCCACCACACCACTGGCCAGTGCACCTCGGCCTGCTGCTCCCGCCAACAACCCACCTCCGCCG TCTCTCATGTCCACTACCCAGAGCCGCCCACCCTGGATGAATTCCGGCCCGTCGGAGAGTCGACCCTACCATGGCATGCACGGAGGTGGCCCTGGTGGGCCCGGAGGTGGTCCCCACAGCTTCCCACACCCGCTGCCCAGCCTCACAGGTGGGCATGGTGGACATCCCATGCAGCACAACCCTAATGGACCCCCGCCCCCCTGGATGCAGCCCCCACCACCACCGATGAACCAGGGCCCCCACCCACCTGGGCACCATGGCCCTCCTCCAATGG TACCTGGGAAGTACGCCTGTGGGCTCTGGGGTCTATCGCCTGCATCAAGGAAAAG GTATGATGCCGCCGCCACCTATGGGCATgatgccgccgccgccgccgcctcccagTGGGCAGCCTCCGCCCCCTCCCTCTGGTCCTCTTCCCccatggcagcagcagcagcagcagcctccgcCACCCCCTCCGCCCAGCAGCAGTATGGCTTCCAGTACCCCCTTGCCATGGCAGCAAA ATACGACGACTACCACCACGAGCGCTGGCACAGGGTCCATCCCGCCATGGCAACAGCAGCAGGCGGCTGCCGCAGCTTCTCCAGGAGCCCCTCAGATGCAAGGCAACCCCACTATGGTGCCCCTGCCCCCAGGGGTCCAGCCGCCTCTGCCGCCCGGGGCCCCTCCCCCTCCGCCGCCTCCGCCGCCTGGTTCCGCCGGCATGATGTatgccccgccccctcctcctccgccTCCCATGGACCCTTCTAA
- the SF1 gene encoding splicing factor 1 isoform X6, whose protein sequence is MATGANATPLGKLGPPGLPPLPGPKGGFEPGPPTAPGPGAGLLVSGPLPPPPVGSVGALTAAFPFAALPPPPPPPPPPPPPQQPPPPPPPPSSGSSYSPPQPPPPPPLYQRVSPPQPPPPQPPRQDQQPGPTGGGGDFPSKKRKRSRWNQDTMEQKTVIPGMPTVIPPGLTREQERAYIVQLQIEDLTRKLRTGDLGIPPNPEDRSPSPEPIYNSEGKRLNTREFRTRKKLEEERHNLITEMVALNPDFKPPADYKPPATRVSDKVMIPQDEYPEINFVGLLIGPRGNTLKNIEKECNAKIMIRGKGSVKEGKVGRKDGQMLPGEDEPLHALVTANTMENVKKAVEQIRNILKQGIETPEDQNDLRKMQLRELARLNGTLREDDNRILRPWQSSETRSITNTTVCTKCGGAGHIASDCKFQRPGDPQSAQDKARMDKEYLSLMAELGEAPVPASVGSTSGPATTPLASAPRPAAPANNPPPPSLMSTTQSRPPWMNSGPSESRPYHGMHGGGPGGPGGGPHSFPHPLPSLTGGHGGHPMQHNPNGPPPPWMQPPPPPMNQGPHPPGHHGPPPMVPGKYACGLWGLSPASRKRYDAAATYGHDAAAAAASQWAASAPSLWSSSPMAAAAAAASATPSAQQQYGFQYPLAMAAKYDDYHHERWHRVHPAMATAAGGCRSFSRSPSDARQPHYGAPAPRGPAASAARGPSPSAASAAWFRRHDVCPAPSSSASHGPF, encoded by the exons ATGGCGACCGGAGCGAACGCTACGCCGCTGGGTAAGCTGGgccccccaggcctccctcccctccctggccccAAAGGGGGCTTCGAGCCGGGACCACCGACTGCCCCCGGGCCTGGGGCGGGGCTGCTGGTGTCCGGGCCGCTGCCGCCCCCGCCCGTGGGCTCGGTGGGGGCCCTGACCGCGGCCTTCCCCTTTGCGGCgctaccgccgccgccgccgccgccgccgccccccccgcctccccagcagccgccgccgccgccaccgcccccCTCCTCGGGCTCCTCGTACTCGCCGCCGCAGCCGCCCCCTCCGCCGCCGCTCTACCAGCGCGTGTCGCCACCACAGCCACCGCCACCCCAGCCGCCGCGTCAGGACCAGCAGCCGGGCCCGACCGGCGGCGGAGGAG ACTTCCCCAGTAAGAAGCGGAAGAGGAGCCGCTGGAATCAAGACACAATGGAACAGAAGACGGTGATTCCAGGAATGCCTACAGTCATCCCCCCTGGACTTACTCGGGAACAAGAAAGAGCTTATATAG TGCAACTGCAGATAGAAGACCTGACTCGTAAACTGCGCACAGGAGACCTGGGCATCCCCCCTAACCCTGAGGACAG GTCCCCTTCCCCTGAGCCCATCTACAATAGTGAGGGGAAGAGGCTTAACACTCGCGAGTTCCGCACCCGCAAGAAACTTGAGGAGGAACGGCATAATCTCATCACGGAAATGGTTGCCCTCAACCCTGATTTCAAGCCTCCTGCAGATTACAA acCTCCAGCAACACGTGTGAGTGATAAAGTCATGATCCCACAAGATGAGTATCCAGAAATCAATTTTGTGGGGCTGCTGATTGGGCCAAG AGGGAACACCTTGAAGAACATAGAGAAGGAGTGTAATGCCAAGATCATGATCCGGGGGAAAGGTTCtgtgaaagaaggaaaagttGGGCGCAAAGATGGCCAGATGCTGCCGGGAGAAGATGAGCCACTTCATGCCCTGGTCACTGCCAATACCATGGAGAATGTGAAGAAAGCAGTAGAACAG ATAAGAAACATTCTGAAGCAGGGTATCGAGACTCCTGAGGACCAGAATGACCTACGGAAGATGCAACTTCGAGAGTTGGCTCGCTTGAATGGGACCCTTCGGGAAGATGATAACAG GATCTTAAGACCCTGGCAGAGCTCTGAGACCCGCAGCATTACCAATACCACAGTGTGTACCAAGTGTGGAGGGGCTGGCCACATTGCTTCCGATTGCAAGTTCCAAAG GCCTGGTGACCCCCAGTCAGCTCAGGATAAAGCACGGATGGATAAAGAATACTTGTCCCTCATGGCTGAACTGGGGGAGGCACCTGTGCCCGCATCTGTGGGCTCCACGTCTGGGCCTGCCACCACACCACTGGCCAGTGCACCTCGGCCTGCTGCTCCCGCCAACAACCCACCTCCGCCG TCTCTCATGTCCACTACCCAGAGCCGCCCACCCTGGATGAATTCCGGCCCGTCGGAGAGTCGACCCTACCATGGCATGCACGGAGGTGGCCCTGGTGGGCCCGGAGGTGGTCCCCACAGCTTCCCACACCCGCTGCCCAGCCTCACAGGTGGGCATGGTGGACATCCCATGCAGCACAACCCTAATGGACCCCCGCCCCCCTGGATGCAGCCCCCACCACCACCGATGAACCAGGGCCCCCACCCACCTGGGCACCATGGCCCTCCTCCAATGG TACCTGGGAAGTACGCCTGTGGGCTCTGGGGTCTATCGCCTGCATCAAGGAAAAG GTATGATGCCGCCGCCACCTATGGGCATgatgccgccgccgccgccgcctcccagTGGGCAGCCTCCGCCCCCTCCCTCTGGTCCTCTTCCCccatggcagcagcagcagcagcagcctccgcCACCCCCTCCGCCCAGCAGCAGTATGGCTTCCAGTACCCCCTTGCCATGGCAGCAAA ATACGACGACTACCACCACGAGCGCTGGCACAGGGTCCATCCCGCCATGGCAACAGCAGCAGGCGGCTGCCGCAGCTTCTCCAGGAGCCCCTCAGATGCAAGGCAACCCCACTATGGTGCCCCTGCCCCCAGGGGTCCAGCCGCCTCTGCCGCCCGGGGCCCCTCCCCCTCCGCCGCCTCCGCCGCCTGGTTCCGCCGGCATGATGTatgccccgccccctcctcctccgccTCCCATGGACCCTTCTAA
- the SF1 gene encoding splicing factor 1 isoform X5, which translates to MATGANATPLGKLGPPGLPPLPGPKGGFEPGPPTAPGPGAGLLVSGPLPPPPVGSVGALTAAFPFAALPPPPPPPPPPPPPQQPPPPPPPPSSGSSYSPPQPPPPPPLYQRVSPPQPPPPQPPRQDQQPGPTGGGGDFPSKKRKRSRWNQDTMEQKTVIPGMPTVIPPGLTREQERAYIVQLQIEDLTRKLRTGDLGIPPNPEDRSPSPEPIYNSEGKRLNTREFRTRKKLEEERHNLITEMVALNPDFKPPADYKPPATRVSDKVMIPQDEYPEINFVGLLIGPRGNTLKNIEKECNAKIMIRGKGSVKEGKVGRKDGQMLPGEDEPLHALVTANTMENVKKAVEQIRNILKQGIETPEDQNDLRKMQLRELARLNGTLREDDNRILRPWQSSETRSITNTTVCTKCGGAGHIASDCKFQRPGDPQSAQDKARMDKEYLSLMAELGEAPVPASVGSTSGPATTPLASAPRPAAPANNPPPPSLMSTTQSRPPWMNSGPSESRPYHGMHGGGPGGPGGGPHSFPHPLPSLTGGHGGHPMQHNPNGPPPPWMQPPPPPMNQGPHPPGHHGPPPMGKSVPGKYACGLWGLSPASRKRYDAAATYGHDAAAAAASQWAASAPSLWSSSPMAAAAAAASATPSAQQQYGFQYPLAMAAKYDDYHHERWHRVHPAMATAAGGCRSFSRSPSDARQPHYGAPAPRGPAASAARGPSPSAASAAWFRRHDVCPAPSSSASHGPF; encoded by the exons ATGGCGACCGGAGCGAACGCTACGCCGCTGGGTAAGCTGGgccccccaggcctccctcccctccctggccccAAAGGGGGCTTCGAGCCGGGACCACCGACTGCCCCCGGGCCTGGGGCGGGGCTGCTGGTGTCCGGGCCGCTGCCGCCCCCGCCCGTGGGCTCGGTGGGGGCCCTGACCGCGGCCTTCCCCTTTGCGGCgctaccgccgccgccgccgccgccgccgccccccccgcctccccagcagccgccgccgccgccaccgcccccCTCCTCGGGCTCCTCGTACTCGCCGCCGCAGCCGCCCCCTCCGCCGCCGCTCTACCAGCGCGTGTCGCCACCACAGCCACCGCCACCCCAGCCGCCGCGTCAGGACCAGCAGCCGGGCCCGACCGGCGGCGGAGGAG ACTTCCCCAGTAAGAAGCGGAAGAGGAGCCGCTGGAATCAAGACACAATGGAACAGAAGACGGTGATTCCAGGAATGCCTACAGTCATCCCCCCTGGACTTACTCGGGAACAAGAAAGAGCTTATATAG TGCAACTGCAGATAGAAGACCTGACTCGTAAACTGCGCACAGGAGACCTGGGCATCCCCCCTAACCCTGAGGACAG GTCCCCTTCCCCTGAGCCCATCTACAATAGTGAGGGGAAGAGGCTTAACACTCGCGAGTTCCGCACCCGCAAGAAACTTGAGGAGGAACGGCATAATCTCATCACGGAAATGGTTGCCCTCAACCCTGATTTCAAGCCTCCTGCAGATTACAA acCTCCAGCAACACGTGTGAGTGATAAAGTCATGATCCCACAAGATGAGTATCCAGAAATCAATTTTGTGGGGCTGCTGATTGGGCCAAG AGGGAACACCTTGAAGAACATAGAGAAGGAGTGTAATGCCAAGATCATGATCCGGGGGAAAGGTTCtgtgaaagaaggaaaagttGGGCGCAAAGATGGCCAGATGCTGCCGGGAGAAGATGAGCCACTTCATGCCCTGGTCACTGCCAATACCATGGAGAATGTGAAGAAAGCAGTAGAACAG ATAAGAAACATTCTGAAGCAGGGTATCGAGACTCCTGAGGACCAGAATGACCTACGGAAGATGCAACTTCGAGAGTTGGCTCGCTTGAATGGGACCCTTCGGGAAGATGATAACAG GATCTTAAGACCCTGGCAGAGCTCTGAGACCCGCAGCATTACCAATACCACAGTGTGTACCAAGTGTGGAGGGGCTGGCCACATTGCTTCCGATTGCAAGTTCCAAAG GCCTGGTGACCCCCAGTCAGCTCAGGATAAAGCACGGATGGATAAAGAATACTTGTCCCTCATGGCTGAACTGGGGGAGGCACCTGTGCCCGCATCTGTGGGCTCCACGTCTGGGCCTGCCACCACACCACTGGCCAGTGCACCTCGGCCTGCTGCTCCCGCCAACAACCCACCTCCGCCG TCTCTCATGTCCACTACCCAGAGCCGCCCACCCTGGATGAATTCCGGCCCGTCGGAGAGTCGACCCTACCATGGCATGCACGGAGGTGGCCCTGGTGGGCCCGGAGGTGGTCCCCACAGCTTCCCACACCCGCTGCCCAGCCTCACAGGTGGGCATGGTGGACATCCCATGCAGCACAACCCTAATGGACCCCCGCCCCCCTGGATGCAGCCCCCACCACCACCGATGAACCAGGGCCCCCACCCACCTGGGCACCATGGCCCTCCTCCAATGGGTAA ATCAGTACCTGGGAAGTACGCCTGTGGGCTCTGGGGTCTATCGCCTGCATCAAGGAAAAG GTATGATGCCGCCGCCACCTATGGGCATgatgccgccgccgccgccgcctcccagTGGGCAGCCTCCGCCCCCTCCCTCTGGTCCTCTTCCCccatggcagcagcagcagcagcagcctccgcCACCCCCTCCGCCCAGCAGCAGTATGGCTTCCAGTACCCCCTTGCCATGGCAGCAAA ATACGACGACTACCACCACGAGCGCTGGCACAGGGTCCATCCCGCCATGGCAACAGCAGCAGGCGGCTGCCGCAGCTTCTCCAGGAGCCCCTCAGATGCAAGGCAACCCCACTATGGTGCCCCTGCCCCCAGGGGTCCAGCCGCCTCTGCCGCCCGGGGCCCCTCCCCCTCCGCCGCCTCCGCCGCCTGGTTCCGCCGGCATGATGTatgccccgccccctcctcctccgccTCCCATGGACCCTTCTAA